The Raphanus sativus cultivar WK10039 chromosome 2, ASM80110v3, whole genome shotgun sequence genome includes a region encoding these proteins:
- the LOC108842035 gene encoding phytochrome E, whose translation MGFESSSSAASNMKPQKSNTAQYSVDAALFADFDHSVYSGKSFDYSKSMISPPNNVPDEHITAYLSNIQRGGLVQPFGCLLAVEEPSFKILGVSDNCIDFLGLSLASTEFNVKGLIGIDARTLFTPSSGASLAKAASFTEISLMNPVLVHSRTSQKPFYAILHRIDSGIVIDLEPAKSADPALTLAGAVQSQKLAVRAISRLQSLPGGDIGALCDTVVEDVQRLTGYDRVMVYQFHEDDHGEVVSEIRRSDLEPYLGLHYPATDIPQAARFLFKQNRVRMICDCNAAPVKVVQSDELKRSLCLVNSTLRAPHSCHTQYMANMGSVASLVLAIVTKSKNSSKLWGLVVGHHCSPRYVPFPLRYACEFLMQAFGLQLQMELQIASQLAEKKAMKTQTLLCDMLLRDTVSAIVTQSPGIMDLVKCDGAALCYKGKCWLVGVTPSESQVKELVKWLVENNHGDESTGLTTDSLVDAGYPGAVSLGDAVCGVAAAGISSKDYLIWFRSNTASAIKWGGAKHHPKDRDDAGRMHPRSSFKAFLEVAKSRSLPWETSEIDAIHSLRVIMRESFTSSRPVLSSSGGNNGVGRDANELTSFVCEMVRVIETATAPIFGVDSSGCINGWNNKTAEMTGLGASEAMGKSLADEIVLEESRGALESLLSKALQGEEKKNVMLKLRKFGHHHPPPDSSSSDVCVLVNSCTSRDYTEKIVGVCFVGQDMTSEKAITDRFIRLQGDYKTIVQSLNPLIPPIFASDENACCSEWNAAMEKLTGWSKHEVIGRMLPGGVFGDLCKVKCQDALTKFLISLYQGIAGDNVPESSLVGFFNKEGRYIEASLTANKSTNTEGKVIGCFFFLQIINKESSSSSCSHSLDELAYIRQEVKNPLNGIRFAHKLLESSEISENQRQFLETSDACEKQIATIIQDTDLKSIEEGKLQLETEEFRLESVLDTIISQVMIMLRERKSQLRVEVAQEIKTLPLYGDRVKLQLILADLLRNIVNHAPFPDSWVGIKISSSHKLAHNNNPYIHLQFRMIHPGKGLPSEMLSDMFETRDGWVTPDGLGLKLSRKLLEQMNGRVSYVREDERCFFQVDLQVKTRLGVETRGTEAGSSIQ comes from the exons ATGGGATTCGAGAGCTCTTCCTCAGCCGCAAGCAACATGAAACCACAAAAGTCCAACACCGCTCAATACTCCGTCGACGCCGCCCTCTTCGCCGACTTCGACCACTCTGTCTACTCCGGCAAGTCCTTCGACTACTCCAAGTCCATGATCTCTCCTCCCAACAACGTCCCCGACGAGCACATCACCGCTTACCTCTCCAACATCCAGAGAGGCGGCCTCGTCCAGCCCTTCGGCTGCTTGCTCGCCGTGGAAGAGCCTAGTTTTAAGATACTCGGTGTTAGCGACAACTGTATCGACTTCCTCGGCCTCTCTCTCGCTTCTACCGAGTTTAACGTCAAGGGTCTGATCGGTATCGATGCGAGGACTCTGTTTACTCCTTCCTCGGGAGCTTCCTTGGCTAAAGCTGCTTCCTTTACCGAGATTTCGTTGATGAACCCTGTCCTGGTTCACTCCAGAACCTCCCAGAAGCCCTTCTACGCTATTCTTCATAGGATTGATTCAGGGATTGTGATTGACTTAGAGCCTGCTAAGTCAGCTGACCCGGCTTTGACTCTTGCCGGTGCGGTTCAGTCTCAGAAGCTAGCCGTTAGAGCCATCTCCAGGCTCCAGTCGCTTCCGGGTGGAGACATTGGCGCCTTGTGTGACACCGTTGTGGAAGATGTTCAGAGGCTTACTGGCTACGACCGTGTGATGGTCTACCAGTTTCACGAAGATGATCACGGTGAGGTTGTTTCCGAGATTAGGAGATCTGATCTGGAGCCTTACTTGGGTTTGCATTACCCCGCGACTGATATTCCCCAAGCCGCGAGGTTCTTGTTTAAACAGAACCGTGTGAGGATGATATGTGATTGTAATGCGGCTCCGGTTAAGGTTGTTCAGAGCGATGAGCTCAAGAGATCGCTTTGTTTGGTTAATTCTACCCTGAGAGCTCCTCATAGCTGCCATACTCAGTACATGGCGAATATGGGGTCTGTTGCATCTCTCGTGCTTGCAATAGTGACCAAAAGCAAAAACTCGAGCAAGCTCTGGGGGTTAGTGGTGGGTCATCACTGTTCTCCTAGGTACGTACCCTTCCCGTTGCGGTACGCTTGCGAGTTTCTCATGCAGGCGTTTGGACTCCAGCTTCAGATGGAGCTTCAGATAGCGTCGCAGTTGGCTGAGAAGAAGGCTATGAAGACGCAGACCTTGCTGTGCGATATGCTTCTCCGCGACACCGTCTCTGCTATCGTGACGCAGTCTCCTGGTATCATGGACCTCGTGAAGTGCGATGGAGCTGCTTTGTGTTACAAGGGGAAGTGCTGGCTCGTTGGTGTGACTCCCAGCGAGTCGCAGGTTAAAGAGCTGGTGAAGTGGCTGGTGGAGAATAATCACGGTGATGAGTCGACGGGTTTGACTACTGATAGTTTGGTGGATGCTGGATACCCTGGTGCTGTCTCGCTAGGAGACGCGGTCTGTGGCGTGGCTGCGGCGGGGATCTCTTCTAAAGATTACTTGATTTGGTTCAGGTCCAACACTGCAAGTGCCATCAAATGGGGAGGAGCTAAACATCATCCCAAGGATAGAGACGATGCTGGAAGAATGCATCCGAGGTCGTCTTTTAAAGCGTTTCTTGAAGTTGCAAAGAGCAGGAGCTTGCCTTGGGAAACCTCTGAGATCGACGCGATTCATTCGCTGAGGGTTATAATGAGAGAGTCGTTTACAAGCTCTAGGCCTGTGTTGTCGTCGTCTGGTGGTAATAATGGTGTGGGGAGAGATGCGAATGAGCTTACTTCTTTTGTGTGTGAGATGGTTAGAGTGATCGAAACCGCGACCGCGCCTATCTTTGGTGTTGATTCTTCTGGATGTATCAATGGTTGGAACAATAAAACCGCTGAGATGACGGGGTTGGGAGCTAGTGAAGCCATGGGGAAGTCGCTTGCCGATGAGATTGTTCTAGAGGAATCACGTGGAGCTCTTGAGAGTCTCTTGTCCAAGGCGTTACAAGGTGAAGAGAAGAAAAACGTGATGCTTAAACTGAGAAAGTTTGgtcatcatcatcctcctccggattcttcttcttctgatgtGTGTGTTCTTGTTAACTCCTGCACGAGTAGGGACTATACGGAAAAGATCGTTGGTGTTTGCTTCGTTGGTCAAGACATGACTAGTGAGAAAGCAATAACGGATAGGTTCATCAGACTGCAAGGAGACTACAAGACTATTGttcaaagcttaaaccctttgATCCCACCTATATTCGCATCTGACGAGAACGCTTGTTGCTCGGAGTGGAACGCAGCCATGGAGAAGCTTACCGGGTGGTCAAAGCACGAGGTGATTGGGAGAATGCTACCTGGTGGAGTCTTTGGAGATTTATGTAAGGTGAAGTGCCAAGATGCACTCACAaagttcttgatctctctgtacCAAGGCATTGCTGGTGATAATGTTCCAGAGAGTTCGCTTGTTGGGTTCTTTAATAAAGAAGGGAGGTACATAGAAGCATCCTTGACGGCGAACAAGAGTACAAACACTGAAGGGAAAGTCATCggatgtttcttcttcttgcagATTATCAATAAAGAATCGAGTTCTAGTAGCTGTTCTCATAGCCTCGACGAGTTGGCTTACATAAGGCAAGAAGTCAAGAACCCTCTTAACGGTATCCGGTTTGCACATAAGCTTCTTGAATCCTCAGAGATTTCAGAGAACCAAAGGCAGTTTCTGGAGACCAGTGATGCTTGCGAGAAGCAGATTGCAACAATAATCCAAGACACTGACTTGAAAAGCATTGAGGAAGG CAAGTTGCAACTGGAAACAGAGGAGTTTCGACTTGAGAGTGTTTTGGACACAATCATTAGCCAAGTGATGATTATGTTGAGAGAGAGGAAGTCACAACTCAGGGTTGAAGTAGCTCAGGAGATTAAAACTCTGCCTCTCTATGGAGACAGAGTAAAGCTTCAGCTCATTCTTGCTGATCTTCTGCGCAACATTGTGAATCATGCCCCGTTTCCAGATAGTTGGGTAGGAATCAAGATCTCATCAAGCCACAAGCTTGCACACAACAATAATCCCTATATCCATCTACAGTTCAG GATGATACATCCTGGAAAAGGACTTCCTTCAGAGATGCTAAGTGATATGTTTGAGACTAGAGATGGATGGGTCACGCCTGATGGGTTAGGACTAAAGCTTTCACGGAAACTGCTGGAGCAGATGAATGGTCGTGTGAGTTATGTCAGAGAAGACGAACGTTGTTTCTTTCAAGTGGATCTTCAGGTCAAGACAAGGTTAGGTGTTGAGACCAGAGGAACAGAGGCTGGTTCAAGTATACAGTAG
- the LOC108842861 gene encoding GBF-interacting protein 1-like — MGSRGGGVSNAKAGGVPASCRKVVESLKEIVSCSELEIYAMLVDCDMDPDETVSRLLSQDTFHEVKSKRDKKKETKDPAESWTRSTPNRGARSSGHDGYNTTRGGGNRFKSNERGSVQSVPANRRENGTRNHWAGSSSSTPGVLGRQPPPNSDPTNAEVKKAQPTVSSDTVTSSSLPTPPVYQSAWANANPGQRTMADIVKMGRPLHQKKNVVAVPPRSTEAQESGSKAPLKDEWPSIEKRDVSYPTPSLLKPAAEDQFSQPQHLDETHLDDKEVPETKTNPVASPPDAEQAPPASVSSRHLRDDDDARDSSVNEDENDKVEPHAFEENRGEDVSASVATGFQQLTIENEEDHETLTREDEPPVIIPSHLQVHTSECSHLMFGSFGMGLGSGQASSGFNDNLEETKETEDNSSFRHPESDFYGEEEEEEQLKNAATDEQASYQIDSTARNYHASSDSETEAAAQHEPPLQEDHQYKFSSPADYEFENSQQLNPPPETNPQMQSLDNFPNVMHQGIQDAREPDLHYSPFPTKYNSATPSSHSGPAISMAEALRAASISPQNAMPGAGEQAAALAQHLALNPYSHQPGMPLGHYGNLMSYPFMPQSYNPYMPSAFQQAFPSGSHQSMLPQYKTQATAPPVPPPSAYGFSGGSALGNNFPLNSTSAPNSYEEVLSSQFRDSNHLASSLQQQNEHLAAWHQGQQSSSRVVPGSGYYSLPSHQNQQPPGFRQAQLLQQASQQQQQQHFGGHGYGSPYHSQALDQLHHQHHQQQNARDASKQTPHQQLWPNNY, encoded by the exons atgGGCAGTCGAGGCGGCGGCGTAAGTAACGCGAAGGCGGGTGGTGTTCCAGCGTCGTGTAGGAAGGTGGTTGAGAGTTTGAAAGAGATCGTTAGCTGTTCTGAGTTGGAGATCTACGCGATGCTTGTCGATTGCGATATGGATCCTGACGAGACCGTTAGTCGTCTTCTTTCTCAag ATACTTTTCACGAGGTGAAGAGCAAACGAGACAAGAAGAAAGAG ACCAAAGATCCAGCAGAGTCTTGGACACGTAGCACACCCAATCGCGGTGCTAGAAGCAGCGGTCATGACGGTTACAACACCACTCGAGGTGGTGGTAACAGATTTAAATCCAATG AGAGGGGAAGTGTTCAAAGTGTACCTGCAAACAGAAGAGAGAATGGAACACGTAACCATTGGGctggctcttcttcttcaacaccTGGTGTCCTTGGCCGCCAACCTCCACCCAACAG CGATCCTACTAACGCTGAAGTTAAGAAAGCACAACCAACGGTTTCAAGTGATACAGTTACTTCCTCTTCGCTGCCAACTCCTCCTGTGTATCAATCCGCTTGGGCCAATGCCAACCCAGGTCAGAGAACAATGGCTGATATTGTGAAAATGGGTAGGCCTCTTCATCAGAAGAAGAACGTTGTTGCCGTGCCTCCTCGTTCAACAGAGGCTCAAGAGAGTGGAAGCAAAGCTCCGTTGAAGGACGAATGGCCTTCAATTGAGAAGCGAGATGTTTCTTATCCAACACCTTCTCTCTTGAAACCAGCTGCTGAAGACCAATTCAGCCAGCCTCAACATTTGGATGAGACTCATTTGGATGATAAAGAGGTtcctgaaacaaaaacaaatccaGTTGCGTCTCCTCCTGATGCAGAACAGGCTCCACCTGCTTCAGTATCCAGCAGACATTTGCGGGACGATGACGATGCTAGAGACTCCTCGGTTAATGAAGACGAAAACGACAAAGTGGAGCCACATGCTTTTGAGGAAAATAGAG GTGAAGATGTTTCTGCATCTGTTGCGACTGGTTTTCAGCAACTAACCATAGAGAACGAAGAAGACCATGAAACATTAACGAGAGAAGACGAACCTCCGGTGATAATCCCCAGTCACCTACAAGTGCATACCTCAGAATGCTCACACTTGATGTTTGGTAGCTTTGGCATGGGGTTAGGATCTGGCCAAGCTAGCAGTGGCTTTAATGATAACTTGgaggaaacaaaagaaacagaaGATAATTCATCATTCAGACACCCTGAGTCTGACTTCtatggagaggaagaagaagaggagcaaCTCAAGAATGCTGCTACTGATGAACAAGCATCCTATCAAATCGATTCAACCGCCAGGAACTACCATGCTTCCTCGGATTCTGAAACAGAAGCAGCAGCGCAACATGAGCCTCCTCTTCAAGAAGATCATCAGTACAAGTTCTCATCTCCTGCAGATTATGAATTTGAAAACAGCCAACAGTTGAATCCTCCACCAGAAACAAATCCACAAATGCAGAGTCTGGATAACTTCCCCAACGTAATG CATCAAGGCATTCAAGATGCAAGAGAACCTGATCTCCACTACTCACCATTCCCAACAAAATACAACAGTGCCACTCCCTCTTCACATAGCGGTCCAGCAATATCCATGGCTGAGGCACTAAGAGCTGCGAGTATTTCTCCACAAAACGCAATGCCCGGTGCGGGAGAACAAGCAGCAGCTCTTGCTCAACACCTTGCCTTAAACCCATACTCTCATCAGCCTGGGATGCCTTTAGGGCATTATGGTAATCTGATGAGCTATCCATTCATGCCACAGAGTTACAACCCTTACATGCCTTCAGCTTTCCAGCAAGCGTTTCCGTCTGGTAGCCATCAGTCTATGCTACCGCAATACAAAACTCAAGCTACTGCTCCTCCTGTTCCTCCTCCCTCTGCCTATGGTTTTAGTGGTGGCTCCGCGTTGGGTAACAACTTCCCTTTGAACTCCACAAGCGCTCCAAACTCCTACGAAGAGGTTCTGAGCTCGCAGTTTAGGGACAGCAATCACTTGGCGTCATCACTTCAACAGCAG AATGAACACTTAGCAGCATGGCATCAAGGACAACAGTCCAGCTCGCGTGTGGTTCCAGGAAGCGGATATTACAGCCTTCCTAGTCATCAGAATCAACAGCCTCCTGGTTTCCGTCAAGCACAACTACTGCAGCAGGCatctcaacaacaacaacaacagcattTTGGAGGACATGGCTATGGGAGTCCTTACCATTCACAAGCACTAGATCAGCTCCATCACCAACACCACCAACAACAAAACGCCAGAGATGCTTCTAAACAGACCCCCCACCAACAGTTATGGCCCAACAACTACTGA
- the LOC108842036 gene encoding protein MEI2-like 3, with protein MNIPNRTFSTSENCNASSDASFFSTSLPLLPHQNLNLIKNHHPPPPPLDEIASGLNHFNDDHDDSHPLESMLPGDEEQLLAGLMDDINLTSFSNTLDDLEEYDLFGSGGGLELETDSSNKTFPRMSFADSKPPENGIFKTGMGSVAGEHPYGEHPSRTLFVRNINSTVDDLELRAIFEQYGDIRTLYTACKHRGFVMVSYYDIRASRAAMRALQSKLLKGRKLDIHFSIPKDNPSEKDVNQGTLVVFNLAPSVSNKDLENIFGAYGEIKEIRETPNKRHHKFVEFFDVRSADSALKALNRTDIAGKRIKLEHSRPGGARRNMMLQMNPEYEQDDSRSYLNLSDSPLDNSPAGNFWGNSPIDHHSPLQSLSRSPLSPTTLSSFLSSQRANQTKDSWVSNEQGRRVSHFSSYKASAFQQTQSYGTASSYGSLNSNPGHVDSLSGPEFLWGSPSSSVRHMNPLSSNGIAHMFQYSAQKGHHHVGSAPSGFLPRSSETSSSMSSAAAFRGASGNVAPRNMRETGSPSFKKVSAPRHSQLFMGNGSSSYQWPVATTASIDGPLEDGRSQQLGSSNMNQVDSKKQFQLDLSKIMSGEDLRTTLMIKNIPNKYTRKMLLAAVDETNRGTYDFLYLPIDFKNKCNVGYAFINMVSPTFIVALYEAFDGKKWDKFNSEKVASLAYARIQGKTALMAHFQNSSLMNEDRRCHPIVFDGTESSYPFIMDLEHSQDQSTHRS; from the exons ATGAATATTCCAAATAGAACTTTCTCAACATCTGAAAATTGCAATGCTTCAAGTGATGCTTCCTTTTTTTCCACCTCTCTGCCTCTTCTTCCTCACCAAAACC TCAATCTTATCAAGAACcaccatcctcctcctcctcctcttgatGAAATTGCTTCCGGGCTAAACCATTTCAATGATGATCATGATGACTCACATCCACTTGAAAGCATGCTTCCCGGTGATGAGGAACAGCTTTTGGCTGGTCTAATGGACGACATAAACTTAACTTCATTTTCAAATACATTGGATGACTTGGAAGAGTATGATTTGTTTGGTAGTGGCGGAGGTCTTGAACTTGAGACTGACAGTTCAAACAAGACCTTCCCAAGAATGAGCTTTGCTGACTCCAAACCACCTGAAAATGGTATTTTCAAAACTGGAATGGGGTCGGTTGCTGGCGAACATCCATATGGTGAACACCCTTCAAGGACTCTGTTTGTTAGAAACATTAACAGCACCGTTGATGATTTAGAACTGAGAGCTATCTTTGAG CAATATGGAGACATCCGAACTCTGTATACAGCCTGCAAGCATAGGGGTTTTGTAATGGTCTCCTATTACGATATCCGTGCTTCAAGAGCAGCTATGCGAGCCTTACAAAGCAAGCTGCTTAAAGGGAGGAAACTTGACATTCATTTCTCTATCCCTAAg gaTAATCCATCAGAGAAAGATGTGAATCAAGGAACTCTTGTGGTTTTCAACTTGGCTCCATCAGTTTCAAACAAAGACCTTGAAAACATATTCGGAGCTTATGGCGAGATCAAGGAG ATAAGGGAAACACCAAATAAGAGGCATCACAAATTTGTTGAATTTTTTGACGTTAGATCAGCTGATTCAGCTCTCAAGGCTTTGAACAGGACTGACATTGCTGGAAAGCGTATCAAGCTTGAACATAGTCGTCCTGGTGGTGCTCGTCGAAA tatGATGTTGCAAATGAATCCAGAGTATGAGCAAGATGATTCACGTAGCTACCTGAATCTTTCTGATTCTCCTTTAGATAACTCTCCTGCTGGTAACTTCTGGGGTAATAGTCCTATTGATCATCATAGTCCTCTACAAAGCCTCAGCAGGTCTCCACTGAGTCCAACAACACTTTCTTCGTTTCTGTCTTCTCAAAGAGCAAACCAAACAAAAGACTCATGGGTGAGCAATGAACAAGGAAGAAGGGTCAGCCACTTTTCAAGCTACAAAGCTTCTGCTTTTCAGCAAACACAGTCTTATGGTACTGCTTCCTCGTATGGCTCTTTGAACTCAAACCCGGGTCATGTGGATTCATTGTCTGGACCAGAGTTTTTGTGGGGAAGTCCTAGTTCTTCAGTTCGGCATATGAATCCGCTCTCTTCAAACGGAATAGCCCACATGTTTCAATATTCAGCTCAAAAGGGGCATCATCATGTTGGATCTGCGCCGTCTGGATTCTTACCGAGGTCTTCTGAGACTTCATCATCGATGAGTTCAGCAGCAGCTTTCCGAGGAGCAAGTGGTAATGTAGCTCCAAGAAACATGCGTGAGACTGGATCCCCAAGTTTCAAAAAGGTGTCTGCTCCAAGACATAGTCAACTGTTTATGGGCAATGGCTCTTCTTCTTACCAATGGCCTGTTGCAACAACCGCTTCTATTGACGGACCATTGGAGGATGGTAGGAGTCAACAGCTTGGCAGTAGTAACATGAACCAAGTGGACAGCAAGAAACAGTTTCAGCTCGACTTGAGTAAGATTATGAGCGGTGAAGATTTACGGACAACCTTGATGATAAAGAACATCCCTAATAA GTACACCAGGAAGATGCTGTTAGCTGCCGTTGACGAGACAAACAGAGGAACTTATGATTTTCTGTATCTGCCTATTGATTTCAAG AATAAATGCAATGTGGGTTATGCATTTATCAATATGGTGTCTCCTACTTTCATCGTTGCATTGTACGAG GCCTTTGATGGGAAAAAATGGGATAAGTTCAACAGCGAGAAAGTTGCTTCCTTGGCTTATGCCCGGATCCAAGGCAAAACTGCACTCATGGCTCACTTCCAGAACTCAAGCTTGATGAATGAAGACAGGCGTTGCCACCCTATTGTCTTTGATGGAACAGAGTCTAGCTATCCG TTTATCATGGACCTGGAGCATTCACAGGACCAAAGCACACACCGAAGCTGA